A single Micromonospora sp. CCTCC AA 2012012 DNA region contains:
- a CDS encoding HNH endonuclease: MDAVLVVNADLGPLHRVTVQHAIRMLCRRVAEIHEAEPDQLIGVFPMPRVVRLVRYVVTRWRFTAGPAWSRGGVLRRDGRRCAYCDAPASTIDHILPRSRGGRNTWRNTTAACYECNQRKSDRTPAEAGMPLRREPVTPGWAALAGR; this comes from the coding sequence GTGGACGCCGTCCTCGTCGTCAACGCCGACCTCGGCCCGCTGCACCGGGTCACCGTCCAGCACGCGATCCGGATGCTCTGCCGGCGGGTCGCCGAGATCCACGAGGCCGAGCCGGACCAGCTCATCGGCGTCTTTCCGATGCCGCGCGTGGTCCGCCTCGTCCGGTACGTGGTGACCCGCTGGCGGTTCACCGCCGGACCGGCCTGGTCCCGGGGCGGCGTGCTGCGCCGCGACGGCCGGCGCTGCGCCTACTGCGACGCCCCGGCCAGCACCATCGACCACATCCTGCCCCGCTCCCGCGGCGGCCGGAACACCTGGCGGAACACCACCGCCGCCTGCTACGAGTGCAACCAGCGCAAGAGCGACCGGACCCCGGCCGAGGCGGGCATGCCGCTGCGGCGGGAGCCGG